In the genome of Kitasatospora cathayae, one region contains:
- a CDS encoding IS481 family transposase gives MPHRNAPLTETGRLRLARCVVDDGWPLRRAAERFQVSPTTAKRWADRYRALGEAGMSDLSSRPHRSPRRTPSRTERRIIKVRVLRRWGPARIAYLLRLNPATVHRVLTRYRLARLAHLDRATARPVRRYERAAPGELVHVDIKKLGNIPDGGGHKVLGREAGRKTRSGAGYSYLHNAVDDHSRLAYSEILPDERKETATAFWARASEFFARAGITVQRVLTDNGSCYRSRTWRDALAAEGITHKRTRPYRPQTNGKVERFNRTLLDEWAYARPYRTEQERRDAYPAWLHTYNHHRGHTALAGKPPASRVPNLTSQNT, from the coding sequence ATGCCACACCGTAACGCACCGCTGACCGAGACCGGACGCCTGCGCCTGGCCCGCTGCGTGGTCGACGACGGCTGGCCGTTGCGGCGGGCCGCCGAGCGCTTCCAGGTCTCACCCACCACGGCCAAGCGCTGGGCGGACCGCTACCGGGCGCTGGGCGAGGCCGGTATGAGCGACCTCTCCAGCCGCCCGCACCGCAGCCCCCGGCGGACCCCGTCGCGCACCGAGCGGCGGATCATCAAGGTCCGCGTCCTGCGCCGCTGGGGCCCGGCCCGCATCGCCTACCTGCTGCGGCTCAACCCAGCGACCGTGCACCGCGTGCTGACCCGCTACCGGCTCGCCCGCCTGGCCCATCTGGACCGCGCGACCGCCCGCCCGGTGCGGCGCTACGAACGCGCCGCACCGGGCGAGTTGGTCCACGTCGACATCAAGAAGCTCGGCAACATCCCCGACGGCGGCGGCCACAAGGTCCTGGGCCGTGAGGCCGGCCGCAAGACCCGTTCCGGCGCGGGCTACAGCTACCTCCACAACGCCGTGGACGACCACTCCCGCCTGGCCTACAGCGAGATCCTGCCCGACGAGCGCAAGGAGACCGCCACCGCCTTCTGGGCCCGGGCAAGCGAGTTCTTCGCCCGGGCCGGGATCACCGTCCAGCGCGTGCTGACCGACAACGGCTCCTGCTACCGCTCCCGGACCTGGCGCGATGCCCTCGCGGCCGAAGGCATCACGCACAAGCGAACCCGGCCCTACCGGCCCCAGACCAACGGCAAGGTCGAACGCTTCAACCGCACCCTGCTCGACGAATGGGCCTACGCCAGGCCCTACCGCACCGAACAGGAACGCCGCGACGCCTACCCCGCCTGGCTCCACACCTACAATCACCACCGCGGACACACAGCACTCGCAGGCAAGCCACCCGCCAGCCGCGTCCCCAACCTCACGAGTCAGAACACCTAG
- a CDS encoding phosphotransferase family protein has translation MNLSHLGVPIGPMTRVHGGFANRMYRLDTDQGSFAVKELNLVDRRWTYRVEEVFRFERTAFAAGVPMPEPISASHDTLVHRWVEGEKVPEAPVSAAYAFEIGEILARIHALDVAWTHVSIEDPTPRDWPELAARAVATGQPWADELASHVETFLAIAHFVDTCERPGPVVLTHGDIQPWNLLAREGRPVVLDWELSGMLDLSGELGSTALSLAKGPGFDDIKPAIFRSVLDGYVAGGGAPPPSGPSWFAYIIGGWLGHTRWNILRCLAAVEASTGPDLALSHESARNGVRGLPVLFGRLPELEALLV, from the coding sequence GTGAACCTTTCGCATCTCGGCGTGCCGATCGGGCCGATGACCCGCGTCCATGGCGGGTTCGCCAACCGGATGTACCGGCTCGACACCGACCAAGGGTCGTTCGCCGTGAAGGAGTTGAACCTCGTCGACCGTCGCTGGACCTATCGCGTCGAGGAGGTGTTCAGGTTTGAGCGGACGGCCTTCGCCGCCGGTGTCCCGATGCCGGAGCCGATCTCGGCCAGCCACGACACGCTCGTTCACCGATGGGTCGAGGGAGAGAAGGTGCCCGAAGCACCGGTGTCGGCGGCGTACGCGTTCGAGATCGGTGAGATCCTCGCGCGCATCCACGCGCTCGACGTCGCGTGGACCCATGTGTCGATCGAGGACCCGACGCCACGGGACTGGCCCGAGCTCGCCGCGCGGGCGGTGGCGACCGGACAGCCGTGGGCCGACGAACTCGCCTCCCACGTCGAGACGTTCCTCGCGATCGCCCACTTCGTCGACACCTGCGAACGGCCAGGCCCCGTCGTGCTGACCCACGGGGACATCCAACCGTGGAACCTGCTGGCCCGAGAGGGTCGGCCGGTGGTGCTCGACTGGGAGCTCTCGGGGATGCTCGACCTGTCCGGTGAGCTCGGCTCCACTGCGCTGAGCCTCGCCAAGGGGCCTGGCTTCGACGACATCAAGCCCGCCATCTTCCGCTCGGTCCTCGACGGCTATGTCGCGGGGGGCGGAGCGCCGCCGCCGTCAGGTCCAAGCTGGTTCGCGTACATTATCGGCGGCTGGCTGGGGCACACGAGGTGGAACATCCTCCGGTGCCTCGCCGCTGTCGAGGCAAGCACCGGCCCGGACCTCGCGCTGTCGCACGAGTCCGCGCGCAACGGCGTGCGCGGCCTCCCGGTCCTGTTCGGCCGACTTCCGGAGCTCGAGGCACTGCTCGTGTGA